Below is a genomic region from Brassica rapa cultivar Chiifu-401-42 chromosome A08, CAAS_Brap_v3.01, whole genome shotgun sequence.
TTAAGCAAGTGATGGAGAAGCATGGTGTTAGGGCTTTTGATCTTGTTCTTCACGATGGGTCTCCTAATCTTGGTGGTGCTTGGTCTCAGGAACTTATGAGTCAGAATGCTTTGGTTATTGATTCTGTGAAGTTGGCCACGGAGTTCTTAGCTCCTAGAGGAAACTTTATCACCAAGGTATCTGCTTTTGAAAGATAGTTTCTTGCTGGTCAAGTAATATCTTTTGACTGCTGTTATGCGTGTCTTGTGATATGTTAGGTTTTCAGGTCTCGAGATTATCACTCTGTGCGCTTCTGTCTTCGGGAGGTAATGTCTTGCTTTATTAATCATGCGGATTTGTTTTTAATACTCTTTCTTCTGTTAAtggttgttttttgttttttggtgaAGCTATTCGAGAAGGTTGAGGAGTTGAAGCCAACGGCTAGTCGTTCAACATCTTCAGAAACGTATCTTATAGGTTTGAATTACAAAGCTCCTGCCAAGATTGATCCTCGTCTTCTTGATTATAGACATCTTTTTAAAGAAACAGCAGAACCCACGAGAAAggtaatttctttttttttttttcttatttagtaTTTGGGGTACTctgatgtttttttctttttgtaaaaattGTTATGTTTTGTAGGTTGTGGATGTGCTTGGAGGATCAAAACAGAAGAGAAACCGTGATGGGTAAGCAACGACGACTAGCTATTTTTGTTTATTGGTATTAATTAACTTCTTATTAACTGTGGATTACATACAGGTATGAAGATGGAGAGTCCATTTTGAGAAAAGTTGCATCTGCTGCTGATTTCATCTGGTCTGAAAATCCTCTTGAGATTCTTGGCACAGTTACTTGTATATCCTTTGATGATCAAGCCTCTCTACCTTTAAAAGAATATGATTTGACTACAGAGGAGGTACTGTTCTCTAATTAGCCATACTAATCTAATCAAGGATTAATGACCAGTACATGGTCggtaacgttttttttttggagtcaGATTAAAATTCTATGCGACGATCTTCCTGTTTTGGGGAAGAATGACTTTAAGCACATCCTAAAGTAAGAACTGTCTCTCTTGCTCTATCATGGACCTTTTAAATCTTTGGAGTCTCACTTGCATCATCTAAGTTATTCCAGGATAATGGTAGAGCTTTGATTCTAATCTTAGAGTTACTTAGCGCTCTATATTGGTTGGTTTAAGAATGTTCCCAGTAATTTGAACTTTTACCAAATGCTGTGCCGTAAAATACTTTTGACTTCTCAACCAGACATAGCATTTTGTGTAAAGTGGGATAACTGGTGTCCAAGGATGTTAGAATTGGCTTAACTTATCATATGTTGTCAACTATCCATGTGTCtggaaattatattaatttcatAATGGACACTAACTCCCCTTGTCTTGTAGATGGAGGATGCAAATTAGGAAAGCTCTGACTCCTGAAAAAAAGGAAGTGGCTAAAAAGGAGCCTGATGTGGGAAAGGAAGACGAGGAAAATGAGGATGATAGACTACTCAGTGAATTAGAAGAGCTCACTAACGCAGCAGACCGcaagaagaaacaaacaaagaagCTTCTTGCAAAACGACGGGCCAAGGTTATTATTTTAAAGCCTTTTGTTACATTCCAAATGGTCGTTTTCTCTGGTAAATGGTCAAGTGGACTTTCCAACTAGTTGCTTTCCCATCTATTACGGAGAAATTAAACTTGCTTTAGTCATGACAAGGTCGAATTAAGCAGGGCTTAGCCCACTTAAATTCACTTGCAAAACCAACTGATTAGAGTATAATCATTTGATCATAgtaccaaaatatatattagtatttcGGGAGTCATGATTCACTTAATTAGGATCACTTATTTATGTTGTGGCCAGTGGTCTTTAGTGATGGGTCTTTTAGACGTCAGCCTTATTTTTGCTTAACTCGATTTGGTTTTGCCAGGATAAGACGAGGACGGCGACTAATCCACAAATAGATGCACTTGAAGATGGTTATGTAGACCATGAACTGTTCTCCCTTGCTGCTATCAAGGTACTCTATCTTTGTTTCCAATCTCtgcgttaattttttttttttatgtctgcGCCAAAAGGAAGCTTGTATTGCTAGAGTTcaattatttaacatataggGAAAGAAAGATCTAATGGCAGTTGACAATGACGAAGATGATAACGCCAACGCCAATGAAACTGAGAACGAAGATCGTAGTAATGGAGCTTCAGATGACTCCAAAGACAGTGACATAGATTCTGATGAAGAGCGTCAGAGGTCATGCTGCCTGACTTATGCTTTTTTTTCTGTAGATTATAGAATGTTATATTTTCAACATTGTCATACCTTGCCGAAGTTTGATTGGTAgttatctaaattttttttgaacattacaGATACACTGAACAAATGGAAAAGATGTTTGATGAGGCATACGACCGTTATATGGTGAAGAAAGAAGGAAGCGCAAAGCAAAGGAAGCGAGCTAGGCAGGCACACGCTGAGAAGCTTGAGGTACGTACCATCATTTATTACTTAACCCTCATTTTCATGGATCCTACTTTTAGAACTAAACTCTTTCTTGCTTTGTCTTTGCAGGAGGGTAATGGAGATGAAGAGATAAAACTCGATTATGATTCAGATATGAACGAAGAGATGGACGAGGCAAACCCACTTGTGGTACCACTGGATGATGGAGAGACCCAAACAAAGGAAGAAATCTCCAACCAGTGGTTCAGTCAGGATATATTTGCTGAAGCCGTGGAAGGAGGAGACTTGGGTGAAGATGACAGTGAGCAGAAGGCATCGAAA
It encodes:
- the LOC103834857 gene encoding pre-rRNA 2'-O-ribose RNA methyltransferase, whose translation is MGKVCNRPLDKYYRLAKQRGFRSRASYKLIQINAKHSLLHKSHAVLDLCAAPGGWMQVAVEKAPFGSLVLGIDRVPIIPVRGCVAIQQDITRPECRSKIKQVMEKHGVRAFDLVLHDGSPNLGGAWSQELMSQNALVIDSVKLATEFLAPRGNFITKVFRSRDYHSVRFCLREVMSCFINHADLFLILFLLLMVVFCFLVKLFEKVEELKPTASRSTSSETYLIGLNYKAPAKIDPRLLDYRHLFKETAEPTRKVVDVLGGSKQKRNRDGYEDGESILRKVASAADFIWSENPLEILGTVTCISFDDQASLPLKEYDLTTEEIKILCDDLPVLGKNDFKHILKWRMQIRKALTPEKKEVAKKEPDVGKEDEENEDDRLLSELEELTNAADRKKKQTKKLLAKRRAKDKTRTATNPQIDALEDGYVDHELFSLAAIKGKKDLMAVDNDEDDNANANETENEDRSNGASDDSKDSDIDSDEERQRYTEQMEKMFDEAYDRYMVKKEGSAKQRKRARQAHAEKLEVRTIIYYLTLIFMDPTFRTKLFLALSLQEGNGDEEIKLDYDSDMNEEMDEANPLVVPLDDGETQTKEEISNQWFSQDIFAEAVEGGDLGEDDSEQKASKASVLTGQSLPISSKKEEDFEIVPAPATDSSDSDSSSDDDELLTKAEMLACAKKMLNKKQREEMLDDTYNKHMFADEGLLPKWFLDDEKHHRQPMKPITKEVANAMKAQFREINARPAKKVAEAKARKKRAAAKRFEKVRKKANAISDTADISNRSKDKDDRQAIQECGGAEEG